In the Catenovulum adriaticum genome, AAAAGGTTGGCGTTGTTCGGCTTAAAAAACGCCTATGATCTTGCCCAGCAAAACCCAAGTAAAATGCGTAAGTTTCACAGTATTGTACTGGAAAAGACGGTAAGAGAGCTTAATGGTGAAATATGCCTGAATTGGGATGAAGTTAAACAAGATAAGAAAGAGATATTTTCAACACGAAGCTTTGGGGCAAGAATTACCGATAAAAGTAGCTTACATGCTGCTCTGAATACCCACGCTGAGATTATAGGTAGGAAGCTTAGAAAACAGAACTCAGTGGTTAAAAAGCTGACTATTTTTGCTCATAACTCCCCACATGACGCGCAATTCATCAAACGAAGCTTTTTGTATGAATTTGTGGTGCCAACATCAGATACCTGTGTTATTGCTAGTGCTGTCAGTTCAATATTAGACAAGTTATTTATTGCCAATGTGTCTTTTTATAAATGCGGGTTAGGCGCTATTGAATTACATAGTGGAAAATTCACGCAGCACAGCTTATTTGACAAAAGCCTAGATAAACCAGAAGTCATGCAAGTATACGACCAAATCAACAGCAAATACGGCACTGGCACTACCTTTATTGCTAGCAGTAATATGACCGAAAAATGGTCTATGCGAAGAGCGTTTTTATCCCCGCAGTACACAACAAGATGGGCTCACCTGCCTGAAATTAATTGCTGATTTTGGCCTAGTCTGCACTTATTTAATTGAAATTGGCGGTTATGTTTAAGTGCAATTATATACCGAGCAAGGTAATGCTAGGACAAAAGTTTAATTTATTTTACTTGTTGTAGTTTTTAGGTTTGAGTGAAAGCAGAAGTTAGTAATAAAAAGCCATACGCCAGTTTTCTAGATCAAAGCTACTTAAGATTAAACTGTATAGTTTTGTGAAAGTGGTATCTAAAGTACCACCTTCGATTTGGATGGACTAGTTTTTACAACCATTTTTATCGCACGTAATTTTGCTATCAGTATTAGTCCAATGCGTTGGATTTTCTCTAGTATTGAATCCACATCCGGTAACTCCGCCTTTTTGCCCTTTGTGTACAATACTTGGTTCATTTGGTGGGGTGTGTTTCACAGCCATTGTTTTTTCCTTATTAGATTAATTTTGTTAAGTAATATTTACACATTCTTCTATAAAAAATAGTAAGAACTGCTTCGCCTGTCAAATACTAGATTAGGAAAAATTTAAATCCGATAATTTTGGAAAAGTTTAATTAGCCCTTGAATTAATTTGTTAGTGGCTACATTGTGATTATATACTAATCAATGGAACAATATATGTCCTTACAAAACAAATACTCCACGTTTCACTCAAATATATCTCTAAATTATTACAGCTCAGAATATAAAGAAGCTAAAAACAAAGATGAATTAATTTTATCCAAAATTAAAGAAGAGTTTAAAGATAGATACACAATTCTTAGAACTCCCCAACTGGGTTCCATGAAAGCAAATACTGCTATCAGACCTCTAAATGGGGGAGATTATGACATTGATAGAGGTATTGTTTTAGACAATGATTCTGCTCCAGAAAACCCTGTTATTGTAAAAAAACAGATCAAAGAAGTTTTGTCTAAGCATGGTTTTAAAGAACCTAAAATTAAAAAGCCTTGTGTAACTGCTGATTATAAATCAAAACCAATACACATCGATTATGTGGTATTCACTGATGATTTTACTAAACAGACTAAATTAGGAGTTGGTAAAGAATTCTCGGGTGAGTCGGAACGTTTTTGGGATTACAACGATACCGAAGGTTTACTTGAATGGTTAGTTTGGAAAGGCGAATTTAAGTCTGATGATTATAAGAAACAATATTACAGGATTGTTAGATACCTTAAAAGATGGAGAGATTACAACTATAAAGTTGAATCAGAGAGAAAAAAAGTATTCTCAATTGCATTGGCTGTTATGGCAAGAGAACAATTTCAGAGTGATATCGATGTAAATAGTGGAGCGTGTGATGACCACAATTGTTTAATCAATACGTTGAAAAGTATGTTGGGCGATTATAAATATTTTAAACCTCAAGGTGAGGGTAAGTATAATATTGATGTAAATTTACCAAAAGTTCCACATATTGAATCGCCCCGTGTTTGCCAGAGACTCAATAACTTGAGAAACTGGAATAATGAAAAAATCAAATCGCTATACATCAGAATTTCGTGAACGTGCAATTAGGCTTGTTACTACACAACAGCATGAATACCCCTCTCTTTGGGCTGCGCTAGTATCGATTTCAGATAAACTGGGATGTACACCAGAAACACTTAGAGCATGGGTCAAGAAGTCTCAAGCTCAACCGTCTAAACCATCTTCTAACACTCAATCAACTGAAGAACGACTTGCCGCTTTGGAGCGCGAGAATAAAGAGCTCAAGCGAACGAATGATATTCTGAGGCAGGCTGCCGCTTTTTTCGCCCAAGCGGAGCTCGACCGCAAACAGAAGTAATAGTGGATTTTATTGATGCTTGTCGAGAGCATTACGGTGTCGAGTCAATTTGCAAGGAATTGCCGATTGCACCATCAACGTATTATTCTCATAAACAGATACAAAGAGAGCCTGAGCGACTGTCTAACCGCAAAAAACGTGATGCTGAGCTGATGATACTCATTCGCGAAGTGTGGGAGGATAATATGTCAGTTTATGGTGCAAGAAAAGTATGGAAGCAGCTACAGCGTGACGACCATCAAGTCGCCCGCTGTACGGTAGAACGATTGATGCGAATAATGGGAATTCAAGGTGTACGTCGGGGTAAAGCACATAAGACAACGATACCTGACGAGCAACAAGATAAGCCACTGGATTTAGTTAATCGTCAATTTACTGCTGAGCAGCCAAATCAACTTTGGGTCGCTGATATCACCTATGTTGCCACATGGAGTGGCTTTGTTTACGTCGCTTTCGTGATAGATGTTTTTTCACGATACATTGTCGGTTGGCGTGTATCAACGACAATGCACACAGAACTGATTCTTGATGCATTAGAGCAAGCTATTTGGCATCGTGGCAACCCCGAGGGGTTAATTCACCACAGCGACAGAGGCAGTCAATATTTGTCTATAAGGTACACTGAGCGACTTGCTGAAGCTGGAATTCAAGCGTCTGTAGGGAGTGTGGGTGACTCTTATGACAATGCATTGGCTGAAACAATAAATGGCTTATTTAAAACAGAGGTTATTCGCAGGAATGGCCCGTGGAAGAATGTTGATGCTGTTGAATATGCAACGTTAGAGTGGGTTAATTGGTTTAATAATCAACGCTTATTATCTTCAATTGGGTATATTTCACCAGCTCAATATGAAACAGACTACTATGATAATTTAAACGAGTCAGGTAAAGTAGCTTGACTTAAACAAACTGGTCTCCGATGAACTCGGGGCGATTCATATAGACATTTTTAAAACCAAGAGCATAGATACTGGTACAAAGTTAAGAAACCGCTTAAGCAAGCTTTTGGAAAAGCTGGAAGCTGTTTCAAAGATGGATTCTCTAGAAAAACAAACTAAAGAGCTGCGCAAAGTCTTTGGGGAAGACTTTCCTGAGCATCAAGACAAATCAGAGAATTCGAGTAACGGGCGAGTTAAAACTAATCAACCAGCAGTGAGTACTTCTATTGGCGGAGCATAATTATCAACATTATTGTAAGTTTTTAACAAGTCATGGATTTAGCGCTCAGATAAATTCAAATAACGACATAACTATCGATTTACAAATCAACAATAGAACTTTGGGACTAAAAGTCTTTTTGCCTAAATTGTTTCCCAATGCATTGCCTAAGTTTTATTTATTGGACAGGTTTGCATATGGCTTGTTACCACATGTAAGTACGCGAGATGATGGAGCCGGTACTGTTTGTATTGGGGAGTATAATCAATATTGTTTGGATGTTGAAAGACCAGAACATGTTCTTCTGGAAACGCTTCAAAAAGCGAAAGATATGCTAGCAAGATTGCTTACTGATCGAGTTTATTTTGAAGAAGAAGCATATAAAGAGTTTGTTGCAATATGGAACTTTAAAGTTAAAGCCGGAACTCCATCAATAAAATATTTTGGCGATGATGAAGATTCTCTTTCTGAACTAAAAGTAAAGTGCAGTCAAGATAAGAAACTTAAACTAAATGCATTTTTTGCTGAAGGAAAATCTAGCTTAAATAAAGATTTTCTTGTTTATAGCAAATACAAGAAAACCCCTCTTTCAATAAGAGGTAAAGGCGTTTTTATAGATATACCCGCGCACCATTTAATTTTGCCTCCATCCCCAACAGAATCTGTCAGCGAGTGGTGGAAAAAACAAATACAAAAACTCCCTTTACCGCAAAAACAAGAATTAAAACGGTACGCGAAAAATAATAGGCATAACTCTCTAAATATCATCTTAAGTTCAATAGTTAAAGGCCAAAGAATATGGGTTGCTTTATATTGTGTTAGAGATAACGATGAAAGACTCCCATTACATGAGAGTCATTTCAAACATTGGCATATCGAACCGGCAATTATTGATGTAATTTCAAGGCACTCGCTATTATATCGTTCAGGAGCCAGTACAAAGTTAGGTGATGCTAAAGTTTGTGTTATCGGATGTGGAAGTGTGGGTGGGCATGTAGTTGATAAGTTAGCGAGTAGTGGCGTAGGTCATATCACCATCTGTGATCAAGATAATTTTAATCTGGAAAACATACATAGGCATGTGTTGCCATCATATTGTTTGGATAAAAGTAAATGTTTGGGATTAGTGATGGAGGTCTCTTCAAAATATCCATATTGTGATATTAAGATAAGTGGAAAAAATTCTTTGGCTGAGTGTCAAGATACTAAATTCATAGAAAATTTTGATCTCATTATTTGCGCTACAGGTGATGAAACTGAAGAGAGAAGTTTTAACTCATGGATCTATAAAGCTGAGTTGAATAATACACCAGTCGTTATATATAGCTGGTTGGAAGCGTTAGGGTTGGGCGGACATGTTATTACAACCATACCTAAAGTCAAAGGGTGTCTAAACTGCTGTTACATTGATAATGTAACTGATGAGCCTAGTACAGTTAGCAATATTTCGTTTATATCACCTAATCAAGAGGTTATGGTAAGTTATGCTGGCTGCGGCACCCATTTTCTCCCATTTAGTGGTTTAGATGCCCAAGATACTGCTAGTTTATCCGTTAGAACGGCTATTAATTGCTTGAATGCTAGACCGCAACAGGGGTTTGTATCATCATGGGTAGGTACTCCTGACGAAGCTTTGTCTAAAGGAATAGATCTGACTCATAGATATTATCATCACAGAGATGGAAGTTTAACTTTTGAACACTATCGGAAAGCCTGTAATGTTTGTCAATGAGCTTATTTTACAAGCAAATATAGAAGTTAAAACAAATGATAAAGTATCTTCAATGTGGAAGAGCTATAGGCAGACAGGGTCGCGGAGGGAAGCTTGTGGATTTATTATTGGAGGTTATGAAGCAAGTAATAATTTGATTATAGTTGATCAATGTACAACTCCTGGAATCAAAGATATTCGTACGAGATATACATATAAGCTAAAAGATCCTAAACACCATGCGGCTGTTGTAAATGCTTATAATTCTTCTGGTGGTTATAGTAATTTTCTTGGTGTTTGGCACACTCACCCTGAAAGAATACCATCGCCATCCGATATTGATATAAACGGGTGGAATCATTTAATAAAAGAAAATGATTCCATTATTCCAGCGTTTCTATTTGTTATAGTTGGAACTGAAAAAACTAATTTTTATACATACCTAAATGAGAGATTCAATGGATAAATTGCTCAACTTTATCTACAGCATCGCGAAAATCATATGGCGACCTGCTGATCTGCCTACAAAGATAGGCACGATTATATTCATTTCAGGGATTACTTTACTTAGTGGTGGAGTTATCTTTCGAGTAGTTTACAAAGAAAATATTTTTGAATATGCACCTTCTGATGCAAGCTTTTATAGTTGGTTAGTTGGTTTGGTTGTCGTGGCTATTGGCCTTCTGATACTTGTATGCAGGGTTATTACAGTCATGAAAAATGAATCTGTGAAAGATATAGGTTTTATTTATGTCCCTGCTTTCAAAAACATGAGTGCTGAGCTAGATATAACTAAGCAAGGTTTGCCACCGACTAATTTAAAAAAGTTAATGTCACCACTTAAAAGAAATCCTTTTGATTCTCGTGATAAACATGAGTCAATAGATCAACTCAAACGAATCAAGCAATATATTGAGGATAATTCGGATGTTTCACGCGCTCAAAAGGCGTATGTAAAATCTGTAGGAGCTATACCTTTTTTGTTTCATTTAGGTACTGTATTTAGAGATAATCATCTACAAACAGAGTTTGTAGCGAATGACAGAGCAACAGGAAACGGGTATTTGTTAAATAAAGAAAAATTTCAGTGTCGATATTTTACATTAACTTTTAATAACCAAACAGATCTTGAAATTGCGATTTCAGCCATGCAACTATCGGGTACTGACGAAGCTGCGATTGCAGTATCCTTTACTCAAGATATTTTGGCTAGTCATTTACCGGCAGAGTTTAGTAATTCTACTTTATTTATAAATAGTAATATTAAAGACTTTGAATTGATCCAGAACAATGAAAAACTGGATGAGGTGATAGGAGTTATATCTAAGTGTATTTCTCGATTAAACGCTCATGTTAAGGTAGTTAATCTGTTTATTTGCGCTCAAACTAGTGTGGTTTTTAAACTTGGAGAGCGTTACCAAATCGGTATGCACGGACCTATTAAAGTACATCATTACTGTAGTACTGAAAATCGATATATTTGGGGAATCGAAACAAAAGAAATAGCTTAATTATATCTTCTTAATCTTCCACTAAATGATTAGATATCTTTTATGTACGAAATAAAAAAATGTGCTTGTTGTAAATGATGTTAAAGCTGCTGATATGCCTAGTATGTGTCACAACAACTAAAAATTTTCCGTAATTATAGCAAAAGGCAGTTAGCCGATGTTAAATATCCTAGAACTTGGCTTCTGCTATTGGCACGTAGTCTAAAATTGGTAATATATTGTGCTACCTTTAAAACAGCAATTTCAAAATGAGCGGGAAGCAGATCTTTAATACCCCAAGGTTAGGCTTTGCTAAAGCATATTCCCTAAGTATTTTGTAGTGGCCAAATAACTGACCACCATACAAAATAATCTAAGCTGTCTAAAATTTATCTGATATTTTTTGGGCTAAGTTATGAAGTTGAGGAGCGCACACGAATGATATTACACCCGCAGCTGGCCATGCTAACAGCCATGCCGACATCCAATAATTTATAAAGCTATTTATAAAGCCTACGTTGATATAAGTAACCCATGCGGACATAAAAAAAGTAAGCACGAAAGACATTAATATGGCGAAAATAAACCGATGCTTCATCTAAAATTTACCTTTATTGACTTCAAGTGAGGCCATATAATTTACTGGTTTACATATTTTTCGTATATATGTATTGTTAAGAAAATCAATTGCAAATATGTAAAGCCAATGCTAGATAATCTCAATATTTTTATCGCTGTCGCAGAACAGCAAAGTTTAAGCCGTGGTGCGCAGGTACTTGGGATGACAATAGCTACAGTTTCAAGGCGGTTACATGAGTTAGAGAATAAATTAGGATGCGAGCTCTGTCATCGGTCTAATAAAGGGATAACACTTACACAAACAGGGAAAGCTTACTACGAGGAAACCGCCAACTTCATACATGAACTAAATTTACGTCTTTCAAACTTAGATAATGACCTAAA is a window encoding:
- a CDS encoding DUF2798 domain-containing protein, with protein sequence MKHRFIFAILMSFVLTFFMSAWVTYINVGFINSFINYWMSAWLLAWPAAGVISFVCAPQLHNLAQKISDKF
- a CDS encoding Mov34/MPN/PAD-1 family protein, producing MFVNELILQANIEVKTNDKVSSMWKSYRQTGSRREACGFIIGGYEASNNLIIVDQCTTPGIKDIRTRYTYKLKDPKHHAAVVNAYNSSGGYSNFLGVWHTHPERIPSPSDIDINGWNHLIKENDSIIPAFLFVIVGTEKTNFYTYLNERFNG
- a CDS encoding Y-family DNA polymerase is translated as MFALVDAVAFYASAEKVFDPSIRNKPVVVLTNNDGCVCAVCPIARKLNIPKFEPYFKLKEYLAQHNVVVRSSNYELYADLSDRMMNVIARYCSNQHVYSIDESFLQFSCQVSDWHKLGREIRQAVWREVKLPVGVGFGITPTLAKGANHAAKKLYGYNGVAVISDTKQATPILTQMKLSDVWGIGSRLSKRLALFGLKNAYDLAQQNPSKMRKFHSIVLEKTVRELNGEICLNWDEVKQDKKEIFSTRSFGARITDKSSLHAALNTHAEIIGRKLRKQNSVVKKLTIFAHNSPHDAQFIKRSFLYEFVVPTSDTCVIASAVSSILDKLFIANVSFYKCGLGAIELHSGKFTQHSLFDKSLDKPEVMQVYDQINSKYGTGTTFIASSNMTEKWSMRRAFLSPQYTTRWAHLPEINC
- a CDS encoding IS3 family transposase (programmed frameshift); the encoded protein is MKKSNRYTSEFRERAIRLVTTQQHEYPSLWAALVSISDKLGCTPETLRAWVKKSQAQPSKPSSNTQSTEERLAALERENKELKRTNDILRQAAAFFGPSGARPQTEVIVDFIDACREHYGVESICKELPIAPSTYYSHKQIQREPERLSNRKKRDAELMILIREVWEDNMSVYGARKVWKQLQRDDHQVARCTVERLMRIMGIQGVRRGKAHKTTIPDEQQDKPLDLVNRQFTAEQPNQLWVADITYVATWSGFVYVAFVIDVFSRYIVGWRVSTTMHTELILDALEQAIWHRGNPEGLIHHSDRGSQYLSIRYTERLAEAGIQASVGSVGDSYDNALAETINGLFKTEVIRRNGPWKNVDAVEYATLEWVNWFNNQRLLSSIGYISPAQYETDYYDNLNESGKVA
- a CDS encoding ThiF family adenylyltransferase, producing MAEHNYQHYCKFLTSHGFSAQINSNNDITIDLQINNRTLGLKVFLPKLFPNALPKFYLLDRFAYGLLPHVSTRDDGAGTVCIGEYNQYCLDVERPEHVLLETLQKAKDMLARLLTDRVYFEEEAYKEFVAIWNFKVKAGTPSIKYFGDDEDSLSELKVKCSQDKKLKLNAFFAEGKSSLNKDFLVYSKYKKTPLSIRGKGVFIDIPAHHLILPPSPTESVSEWWKKQIQKLPLPQKQELKRYAKNNRHNSLNIILSSIVKGQRIWVALYCVRDNDERLPLHESHFKHWHIEPAIIDVISRHSLLYRSGASTKLGDAKVCVIGCGSVGGHVVDKLASSGVGHITICDQDNFNLENIHRHVLPSYCLDKSKCLGLVMEVSSKYPYCDIKISGKNSLAECQDTKFIENFDLIICATGDETEERSFNSWIYKAELNNTPVVIYSWLEALGLGGHVITTIPKVKGCLNCCYIDNVTDEPSTVSNISFISPNQEVMVSYAGCGTHFLPFSGLDAQDTASLSVRTAINCLNARPQQGFVSSWVGTPDEALSKGIDLTHRYYHHRDGSLTFEHYRKACNVCQ
- a CDS encoding SAVED domain-containing protein; the protein is MDKLLNFIYSIAKIIWRPADLPTKIGTIIFISGITLLSGGVIFRVVYKENIFEYAPSDASFYSWLVGLVVVAIGLLILVCRVITVMKNESVKDIGFIYVPAFKNMSAELDITKQGLPPTNLKKLMSPLKRNPFDSRDKHESIDQLKRIKQYIEDNSDVSRAQKAYVKSVGAIPFLFHLGTVFRDNHLQTEFVANDRATGNGYLLNKEKFQCRYFTLTFNNQTDLEIAISAMQLSGTDEAAIAVSFTQDILASHLPAEFSNSTLFINSNIKDFELIQNNEKLDEVIGVISKCISRLNAHVKVVNLFICAQTSVVFKLGERYQIGMHGPIKVHHYCSTENRYIWGIETKEIA
- a CDS encoding nucleotidyltransferase domain-containing protein; the encoded protein is MSLQNKYSTFHSNISLNYYSSEYKEAKNKDELILSKIKEEFKDRYTILRTPQLGSMKANTAIRPLNGGDYDIDRGIVLDNDSAPENPVIVKKQIKEVLSKHGFKEPKIKKPCVTADYKSKPIHIDYVVFTDDFTKQTKLGVGKEFSGESERFWDYNDTEGLLEWLVWKGEFKSDDYKKQYYRIVRYLKRWRDYNYKVESERKKVFSIALAVMAREQFQSDIDVNSGACDDHNCLINTLKSMLGDYKYFKPQGEGKYNIDVNLPKVPHIESPRVCQRLNNLRNWNNEKIKSLYIRIS